In the Corythoichthys intestinalis isolate RoL2023-P3 chromosome 12, ASM3026506v1, whole genome shotgun sequence genome, one interval contains:
- the LOC130927239 gene encoding triple functional domain protein-like, whose protein sequence is MSFSQMLQLNARDSSADARLNWTNFYHHEHLASHLFALTKSLGEYITECSVDSAGSDIDTELLSNCADNMVTSMLELQMDINPATADALDEKKKKSACRKMFILNELIQTEKAYVRDLQECIDIYMSEMLTKEEEIPPGTTNVKHVIFGTILELYEFHHRICWNAVKKGKPNSRWPWM, encoded by the exons ATGTCATTCAGTCAGATGCTGCAGTTGAACGCACGCGACTCATCTGCTGACGCACGACTCAATTGGACAAACTTTTATCACCACGAACACCTCGCCTCTCATCTTTTTGCACTCACTAAAAGCCTTGGAG AATACATAACAGAGTGCTCTGTGGATTCAGCAGGCTCTGATATAGACACTGAACTGTTGAGCAACTGCGCCGATAATATGGTGACCAGCATGTTGGAGCTCCAAATGGACATCAACCCTGCCACTGCAGACGCCCTGgacgagaagaagaaaaagtctGCGTGCAGAAAAAT GTTTATTTTGAATGAGCTCATTCAAACCGAAAAGGCCTACGTCCGAGACCTACAGGAATGCATTGAC ATTTACATGAGCGAGATGTTGACAAAGGAGGAAGAGATCCCTCCAGGAACCACCAATGTGAAGCACGTCATCTTTGGGACCATTTTGGAGCTGTATGAATTCCATCACAG gaTCTGCTGGAATGCTGTGAAGAAGGGAAAGCCGAACTCAAGATGGCCCTGGATGTGA